A single Ktedonobacteraceae bacterium DNA region contains:
- a CDS encoding serine/threonine-protein kinase gives MAESTGQHAEKIGQRLGNYLLTSLLGAGGFAAVYLGEHIHLSTLAAIKVLHTRLSPDEVEKFRAEARIIARLVHPNIVRVLDFGVQDMTPFLVMEYAPHGTLRERCPKGTPLSIETILPYVAQVAEALQYAHDDKVIHRDIKPENMFVGRRNEILLGDFGIALVAQSSRYQGLQDMAGTMAYMAPEQIEGRPQRASDQYSLGIVVYEWLSGDRPFHGSLTEIVAQHLSVPPRPLRERNRAILPDVERVVMTALAKDPNARFGSVKAFANALLQAAATSERPIVVMSPSTVPPSLGAAITDPAMPATQPLSRGEATSMVLCIYRGHSDKVNALAWSPDSRTIASGGDDKTLQVWDALTAAHMVTVGESSSVKAISWSQQSDLIAYGSGDATVQVWDRANQRKIYTYRGHSSPVIAVAWSPSGPFIASASHEANVQVWQLPDSTEMTPAGSILQGHSSSVRTVGWSPDGTRLASGGKDGIVQVWDMATGACITTYRGHSDWVDSVAWSPDGTAIASGAWDSKVKIWQAGSLQQEPQQVSPQGNILTYHGHTSYIYSVSWSPDGARIASASKDATVHVWDAATGRRIFVYRGHTTGVKAVAWSPDGRYLASAGDDQTVQVWTAP, from the coding sequence ATGGCGGAAAGCACAGGGCAGCACGCAGAGAAAATAGGGCAAAGACTCGGCAATTACCTGCTCACTTCCTTACTGGGAGCTGGGGGATTCGCGGCAGTCTATCTTGGTGAGCATATTCACCTGTCTACCCTTGCCGCGATCAAGGTGCTGCATACGCGCCTCTCGCCAGATGAGGTAGAGAAATTTCGGGCCGAGGCGCGTATCATTGCTCGCCTGGTACATCCTAATATTGTGCGCGTGCTGGACTTTGGCGTACAGGATATGACTCCTTTCCTGGTCATGGAATACGCTCCCCACGGCACACTGCGCGAGCGCTGCCCTAAAGGGACGCCCCTCTCTATCGAGACGATACTTCCTTATGTCGCGCAGGTTGCGGAAGCGTTGCAATATGCCCACGACGACAAGGTGATTCACCGCGATATCAAGCCGGAGAACATGTTCGTCGGGCGGCGGAACGAAATACTGCTCGGCGATTTCGGCATCGCCCTCGTTGCGCAAAGCTCGCGCTACCAGGGTCTACAGGATATGGCCGGGACGATGGCCTATATGGCTCCCGAACAGATTGAGGGACGACCACAGCGCGCCAGCGACCAGTACTCGTTGGGCATCGTCGTGTACGAGTGGCTCAGTGGAGATCGTCCTTTTCATGGCTCGCTGACCGAGATTGTCGCCCAGCATCTCTCGGTTCCCCCCCGGCCTTTACGTGAAAGGAACCGCGCGATCTTACCAGATGTTGAGCGCGTCGTGATGACGGCGCTCGCCAAAGACCCCAATGCCCGCTTCGGCAGCGTCAAGGCGTTTGCCAATGCCTTGCTACAGGCCGCCGCTACCTCGGAACGTCCCATCGTCGTCATGTCGCCATCGACCGTTCCTCCCTCATTGGGAGCGGCGATAACCGACCCCGCGATGCCCGCAACACAACCCCTTTCGCGTGGCGAAGCTACGAGCATGGTCCTTTGCATCTATCGCGGCCATAGTGACAAGGTGAACGCACTGGCATGGTCGCCGGATAGTAGAACTATCGCTTCGGGCGGCGATGACAAAACTTTGCAGGTGTGGGATGCATTGACTGCCGCTCACATGGTCACGGTTGGCGAATCCTCCAGTGTCAAAGCGATCAGCTGGTCGCAGCAGAGTGACCTGATTGCCTATGGCAGTGGAGACGCGACGGTACAGGTCTGGGATAGAGCAAATCAAAGGAAAATCTACACCTATCGCGGCCATTCCTCGCCGGTCATTGCCGTCGCATGGTCGCCCAGCGGTCCATTTATCGCTTCCGCGTCGCATGAGGCGAACGTGCAGGTCTGGCAACTGCCGGACTCGACGGAGATGACTCCGGCAGGTAGCATCTTGCAAGGGCACTCCTCAAGTGTAAGGACGGTGGGCTGGTCGCCCGATGGCACGCGCCTCGCGTCAGGTGGCAAAGACGGCATCGTGCAGGTATGGGACATGGCGACGGGAGCATGCATCACTACCTATCGTGGTCATAGCGATTGGGTGGATAGCGTGGCATGGTCGCCCGATGGCACAGCTATTGCCTCCGGAGCCTGGGATAGCAAGGTGAAAATATGGCAGGCGGGATCACTCCAGCAAGAGCCGCAACAGGTGTCACCTCAGGGCAACATTCTCACTTACCATGGTCATACCTCGTACATCTACAGCGTTAGCTGGTCGCCCGACGGCGCGCGTATCGCTTCAGCCAGCAAAGATGCCACCGTCCATGTATGGGATGCTGCCACCGGCCGGCGCATTTTCGTCTATCGCGGTCATACAACGGGTGTGAAAGCAGTGGCATGGTCGCCCGACGGCAGGTACCTCGCCTCGGCTGGGGATGATCAGACGGTGCAGGTATGGACGGCACCCTGA
- a CDS encoding serine/threonine-protein kinase, with translation MADRAGQQLGHYRLVRLLGEGGFAQVYLGEHIHLGSQAAIKVLHSQLASDDVDKFLQEARNLVRLIHPNIVRVLDFGIEEKTPFLVMDFAPNGTLRQRHPRGVPLPLSTVVSYVKQIADGLQFAHEEKLIHRDIKPENMLIGRRNEILLSDFGIAIVAQSSRYQSTQDLAGTIAYMAPEQIQAHPRPASDQYSLGIVVYEWLTGDRPFHGGFSEIAIKHTIMPPPPLRERIPTVSPDVEQVVLTALAKDPKDRFGSMQAFARAFEQASLSDQHAHLAPTIIVKPPEPVVLASPLVTPSNTPSSPQLPPMQLARVSNEVGAILHIYRGHTGRVNTVAWAPDGERIASGSDDKTVQIWDAVTGEKISICTGHAKQVNAVAWSPDGSRVVSGSSDAKAQVWDPAAGNKIITYYHAGGVNTVKWSPNKQFIASAGESQEVQIWDSIQGFRVLSFRGRSHTVTDLSWSPNGVFLASAGNDSEIQIWNTSFGQKVLSYTNHSNWVNALCYSPDGTGLASASDDRSVQVTLLAPGRNLFSLQEPKSIFTLRGHSGKVFAVAWSPDGKYIVSGSLDGTVKIWDSTTGSNIYTYSGHSTKVGTVAWSPNGKMIASGSWDGAVHIWVAPSFM, from the coding sequence ATGGCAGATCGTGCGGGACAGCAGCTTGGTCATTATCGCCTGGTCCGTTTGCTCGGCGAAGGCGGCTTCGCCCAGGTCTACCTGGGCGAGCATATTCACCTGGGCTCGCAGGCCGCGATCAAAGTCTTGCACAGCCAGTTGGCTAGCGATGATGTGGACAAATTTCTCCAGGAAGCGCGCAACCTGGTACGGCTGATCCATCCCAATATCGTCCGCGTGCTGGACTTTGGTATAGAGGAGAAGACGCCTTTCCTGGTCATGGACTTTGCTCCCAACGGTACCTTGCGCCAGCGACACCCCAGGGGAGTACCCCTGCCCCTGTCCACAGTCGTCTCCTATGTGAAACAAATAGCTGATGGCCTGCAATTTGCTCATGAAGAGAAGCTCATCCATCGTGATATCAAACCGGAAAATATGCTCATCGGACGGCGCAATGAAATCCTCTTAAGCGATTTCGGCATTGCCATCGTGGCGCAAAGTTCGCGCTATCAAAGCACGCAGGACCTGGCCGGTACCATCGCGTACATGGCTCCCGAACAGATTCAGGCGCATCCACGTCCTGCCAGCGACCAGTATTCGCTGGGCATCGTTGTCTACGAATGGCTTACCGGTGACCGTCCCTTTCATGGCGGCTTCTCCGAGATTGCTATCAAGCATACCATCATGCCACCTCCACCCCTGCGCGAACGCATTCCCACCGTTTCACCTGATGTGGAACAGGTGGTCTTAACGGCCCTGGCCAAAGACCCCAAAGATCGCTTTGGCAGCATGCAGGCTTTCGCCAGAGCATTTGAGCAGGCCAGTTTGTCGGATCAGCATGCTCACCTGGCTCCCACCATTATCGTGAAGCCACCTGAACCGGTGGTACTGGCTTCACCTCTGGTGACCCCTTCGAATACTCCTTCCTCGCCGCAGCTTCCACCCATGCAGCTTGCCAGAGTTTCAAATGAAGTCGGAGCCATTCTTCATATCTATCGCGGTCATACAGGCCGCGTGAATACCGTAGCCTGGGCACCGGATGGGGAAAGAATTGCTTCAGGCAGCGATGATAAAACGGTGCAGATTTGGGATGCGGTTACTGGAGAAAAGATAAGTATCTGTACTGGCCATGCTAAACAGGTGAATGCAGTTGCATGGTCACCGGATGGTTCGCGCGTTGTTTCTGGGAGCAGTGATGCGAAAGCACAGGTTTGGGACCCTGCCGCGGGCAACAAGATAATTACCTATTATCATGCTGGAGGCGTCAATACAGTGAAATGGTCACCAAATAAGCAATTTATCGCCTCTGCCGGCGAAAGTCAGGAGGTGCAGATATGGGATTCTATTCAAGGCTTTCGTGTGCTTAGCTTTCGTGGTCGTTCCCATACTGTGACCGATCTGAGCTGGTCTCCTAATGGAGTATTTCTGGCTTCTGCGGGGAATGATAGTGAAATCCAGATATGGAATACATCTTTTGGCCAGAAAGTTCTCAGCTATACCAATCACTCTAATTGGGTAAATGCATTGTGCTATTCACCAGACGGAACCGGCCTTGCATCTGCAAGTGATGATAGGTCAGTACAAGTAACACTTCTAGCGCCAGGGAGAAACCTTTTTTCTCTGCAAGAGCCGAAAAGCATCTTCACCTTAAGAGGCCATAGTGGTAAAGTATTCGCGGTAGCGTGGTCACCTGATGGGAAATATATCGTTTCCGGTTCTCTGGATGGTACAGTGAAAATATGGGATAGCACTACTGGCAGTAACATCTACACTTATTCCGGTCATTCTACTAAAGTAGGCACCGTAGCATGGTCGCCCAACGGCAAAATGATTGCGTCCGGGTCCTGGGATGGTGCAGTGCATATCTGGGTTGCCCCTTCATTCATGTGA
- a CDS encoding XdhC/CoxI family protein encodes MNATSIYSEIQAALKQGERVAVATVVKTIGAAPCGVGTKMLVRADGTTSGSFAGSKVDMQVAQSALQALQEGKSSITHVHLDPDQAVGSCGATLELFIEVLYPEPRLIIAGAGNVAQALARLATQLDYRIVVVDDRRDLADPHMFGDKIQLTFGDIPQTIRELEPDEASWIVIVTRGHHLDKDALRAALETSARYVGMIGSPGKIKNIFRDLLREGFPRERLEQVHSPIGLDLGAETPEEIALSIAAEMLMLRKHGTGASLKTMHHFLDDLVAAESR; translated from the coding sequence ATGAATGCCACATCCATCTACAGCGAAATACAGGCAGCTTTGAAGCAGGGCGAGCGGGTAGCAGTCGCCACCGTCGTCAAAACCATCGGCGCGGCTCCCTGCGGCGTTGGCACCAAAATGCTGGTGCGCGCCGACGGTACTACCAGCGGCAGCTTCGCCGGTTCCAAAGTTGATATGCAAGTTGCCCAGAGCGCCTTGCAAGCCTTGCAAGAGGGCAAATCGAGCATCACTCACGTTCACCTTGACCCTGACCAGGCCGTGGGCAGTTGCGGGGCCACGCTCGAATTGTTCATCGAAGTACTGTACCCCGAACCGCGCCTCATCATCGCCGGAGCAGGAAATGTCGCGCAGGCCCTGGCTCGCCTGGCAACCCAGCTTGATTACCGCATCGTCGTCGTCGATGACCGGCGCGACCTGGCCGACCCGCACATGTTCGGCGATAAGATACAGCTCACCTTCGGCGATATCCCCCAGACTATTCGCGAACTGGAACCCGACGAGGCCAGCTGGATTGTCATCGTCACGCGCGGCCATCACCTCGATAAAGATGCCCTGCGCGCCGCCCTGGAAACCTCCGCTCGCTACGTCGGCATGATCGGTAGTCCCGGCAAGATCAAGAACATTTTCCGCGACCTGCTGCGAGAAGGATTTCCGCGCGAGCGCCTTGAGCAGGTACACTCGCCGATTGGCCTTGATCTAGGAGCGGAGACGCCGGAAGAAATCGCCCTCAGCATCGCCGCCGAAATGCTCATGTTGCGCAAGCATGGCACCGGCGCATCCCTGAAGACTATGCATCACTTTCTGGATGACCTGGTAGCGGCAGAAAGCCGTTGA
- a CDS encoding Uma2 family endonuclease, which produces MIEHSRDKTVSYYYDSHPTEEDLMGETTLHHVSIVYLEEVLKWLFRGQICSVQVNLNFYVTNDEMEYPIAPDIAVIKGVPYREEISWRVGITGPAPQVVFEFASDKTWKRDLDEKPLTYAQMGVLEYYAFDPYDPPLPLSRRKGGRLFGWQRNAITRPLQKVLPELDGRLWSPQLRSWLKADGKYLRLYDLLWNRRLTEIEVETAVRQAEAERAEREAARATREAARAQAAIQQLQVEAARAQALAEKLRALGIDPDQPL; this is translated from the coding sequence ATGATCGAGCACAGCAGAGACAAGACGGTTTCCTACTATTATGATAGCCATCCCACCGAGGAGGACCTGATGGGGGAAACCACCCTGCATCACGTATCAATCGTGTATCTCGAGGAAGTCCTCAAGTGGCTCTTTCGTGGCCAGATCTGTTCGGTGCAGGTCAATCTGAACTTCTACGTCACCAACGATGAAATGGAATATCCGATAGCGCCCGATATTGCCGTCATCAAGGGTGTGCCGTATCGTGAGGAGATCAGCTGGCGCGTTGGTATCACCGGCCCGGCGCCTCAAGTCGTCTTCGAGTTCGCTTCCGACAAGACGTGGAAGCGGGACCTGGACGAGAAACCATTGACGTATGCCCAGATGGGCGTGCTGGAATACTACGCCTTCGACCCCTACGACCCGCCCCTGCCATTGAGCCGGCGTAAAGGAGGCCGTTTGTTTGGCTGGCAGCGAAACGCCATTACAAGGCCATTGCAAAAGGTGTTGCCGGAACTAGATGGTAGGTTATGGAGTCCACAATTGCGTAGTTGGCTCAAGGCGGATGGCAAGTATTTACGCCTCTATGACCTGTTATGGAACCGCAGACTCACCGAAATAGAGGTGGAGACGGCAGTACGTCAGGCCGAAGCAGAGAGAGCCGAGCGGGAGGCTGCGCGGGCTACGCGGGAAGCAGCTCGCGCCCAGGCAGCTATCCAGCAACTGCAGGTAGAAGCAGCTCGCGCTCAAGCTCTCGCCGAGAAGCTGCGTGCGCTCGGCATTGATCCTGATCAACCACTCTAA
- a CDS encoding CoA-transferase, translated as MKKLMTMAEAIAQFVPDGSSIAIGLALEPLIPFAAAHEIIRQQRRNLTLIGPISDILFDQLIGAGCVEKISAAWVGNVSEGLAHCYRRATEQSIPRPIVTEDYSNFTIGLALLAAGIGSPYIPTRTLLGGDIPRKNTTLRTISSPDDGTPLLLVPALRPDVTIIHVQRSDEDGNAHMWGSSGITEQAMLAARDVIIVAEEIVPREVIVSDPNRVLGPSFKVRAVVHEPWGAHPSAVQGYYNRDHAFYHEYHTRTRTVEGYASWLDDWVLSTPNRAAYLARLGEERLSSLGIKEHRYAAPVDYGY; from the coding sequence ATGAAGAAACTTATGACCATGGCCGAGGCCATTGCGCAATTCGTTCCTGATGGCTCGTCGATTGCCATCGGACTGGCGCTCGAGCCGCTGATACCTTTTGCCGCCGCGCATGAGATCATTCGCCAGCAGCGGCGCAACCTGACGCTGATCGGACCTATTTCCGACATCCTTTTCGATCAGTTAATCGGCGCGGGCTGCGTCGAGAAAATCTCCGCGGCCTGGGTGGGTAATGTTAGCGAGGGATTGGCGCATTGCTATCGCCGCGCCACCGAACAGTCCATCCCGCGTCCCATCGTCACCGAGGATTACAGCAACTTCACCATCGGATTGGCGCTGCTGGCCGCCGGGATCGGTTCGCCCTATATTCCCACGCGCACGCTGCTGGGTGGCGATATTCCGCGCAAAAATACCACGTTGCGCACTATCTCTTCACCGGACGATGGCACACCGTTGCTACTCGTTCCTGCCTTGCGGCCCGATGTCACGATCATTCACGTGCAGCGCAGCGACGAGGACGGCAACGCTCATATGTGGGGAAGTTCCGGCATCACCGAACAGGCCATGCTCGCGGCGCGCGACGTAATTATCGTGGCAGAGGAAATCGTGCCGCGCGAGGTGATCGTGAGCGACCCGAACCGCGTGTTGGGGCCATCCTTCAAAGTGCGGGCAGTCGTGCATGAGCCGTGGGGAGCGCATCCCTCAGCTGTCCAGGGCTATTACAACCGCGACCATGCCTTTTACCATGAATATCACACGCGCACACGCACGGTCGAGGGCTACGCATCCTGGCTCGACGACTGGGTGCTCAGCACACCCAATCGCGCCGCCTACCTTGCCAGGTTGGGCGAAGAGCGCCTGAGCAGCCTGGGCATCAAAGAGCATCGCTACGCCGCGCCCGTGGATTACGGATATTAG
- a CDS encoding CoA-transferase, giving the protein MEYTPRELMVVCAARQIHDGENVFVGMRLPLIAFALAKRTHAPNCIGLFETGTIRDEPSAELLYTMGDAPNITGALWTTGTLNVMAPMAAGDVHLGFIGGAEVDRYGNLNTSLIGDWQHPSVRLPGSGGGADIASFSQRLAIIMQHDRRRLREKVDFVTSPGYGYPDEHGPAGMAWRKRVGLPRGGPSALITTLAVFTFDPTNGEAMLQSYHPGTTIEQVQEQTGWKLRLAPDCKETVPPTEDELQVIREHDPRGVWTR; this is encoded by the coding sequence ATGGAATACACACCGCGAGAACTGATGGTTGTCTGCGCCGCCAGGCAGATACACGACGGCGAAAATGTCTTTGTCGGCATGCGCCTGCCCCTGATAGCATTCGCGCTTGCCAAACGCACGCACGCGCCCAACTGCATCGGACTCTTCGAGACGGGCACCATCCGCGATGAACCGTCCGCGGAACTGCTCTACACGATGGGCGACGCGCCGAATATCACGGGTGCCTTATGGACGACCGGCACGCTCAACGTCATGGCGCCCATGGCGGCAGGCGACGTACACCTTGGATTCATCGGCGGCGCGGAGGTTGATCGTTACGGCAACCTCAATACCTCGCTGATCGGCGACTGGCAGCATCCGAGTGTGCGCCTGCCTGGCAGTGGTGGCGGAGCCGATATCGCCTCGTTTTCGCAGCGACTCGCCATCATCATGCAGCACGACCGCCGCCGCCTGCGCGAAAAAGTGGACTTCGTGACCAGCCCCGGCTACGGCTATCCCGATGAACATGGGCCTGCCGGAATGGCCTGGCGTAAACGTGTCGGCCTGCCAAGAGGTGGCCCCAGCGCGCTCATCACCACCCTGGCCGTTTTCACATTCGACCCCACAAACGGCGAGGCCATGCTCCAATCCTACCATCCCGGCACCACGATAGAGCAGGTGCAGGAGCAAACAGGTTGGAAATTGCGGCTGGCTCCCGACTGCAAAGAAACAGTGCCACCAACCGAGGATGAGCTGCAGGTAATTCGCGAACACGACCCGCGGGGGGTCTGGACACGTTGA
- the pulA gene encoding type I pullulanase, protein MLKLPAAINAYLDADTTIIVKLSEPLTLPFAVEDVTLTDATTGLALPVTGIVEGPVGADSSRPVPIDRPATIQTDLIEVTLAQAPDVTHSLSITIKGYTACPVTPRNVLNGEQYVYRGNDLGATYAPRASSFRLWAPMASQVQLLLFDSETGPLRRQVQMLPGANGTWHSEVSGDLRNWYYLYAVTVHGTTLEAVDPYARAIAVNATRGMIIDPQETNPPGWEQDRYVTLAHPQDAIIYEVHVRDFSINPNSGITHRGKYLAFTERGTKGPGDVATGVDHLKELGITHVQLQPIQEFASIDENNPDQYNWGYDPRNYNVPEGAYATTPHGTARIIECKQMIQSLHGDGIGVVLDVVYNHTYAIRDSDFDKIVPQYYYRTDYSGNYTNGSGTGNEIAAERPMVQKFILDSLVYWAQEYHVDGFRFDLMALLGIDTMKRISETLHTINPHALLYGEPWTGGTSGLPDSELLTKGRQRGLGIAVFNDDIRDALCGSVFDATAKGFTTGAPGLAGRIASAVEGSVDAFAASPAESINYVTSHDNYALWDKITLSTPDATQEERIKMDELAQAVIMTCQGIAFLHGGEELLRTKGGNSNSYNAGDTVNQFDWSRKEQYLRVFRYYTCLIHLRRMHPAFRMTPASAIRDHLTFHDSPENTLMFELRNHANGDDWKNILVIYNPNRADIVCALPPGNWIIVATRDRVSESYLGQASREVIVPAISCVMLYQDGVSQ, encoded by the coding sequence ATGTTAAAACTCCCTGCCGCCATCAATGCATACCTGGATGCTGATACGACAATCATCGTCAAGCTCAGCGAGCCTCTCACGCTGCCTTTTGCCGTGGAAGATGTAACACTGACCGACGCGACGACGGGTCTTGCTCTCCCTGTTACCGGCATAGTCGAGGGGCCCGTAGGGGCCGATTCATCGCGCCCAGTGCCGATTGATCGGCCTGCCACCATCCAGACCGACCTTATCGAAGTAACATTGGCCCAGGCTCCAGATGTAACCCACAGCCTGTCCATCACCATCAAAGGATACACAGCCTGTCCTGTTACGCCGCGCAATGTCTTAAATGGCGAGCAATACGTTTATCGTGGAAACGACCTGGGCGCTACCTATGCGCCGCGGGCCAGCTCGTTCCGCCTCTGGGCTCCCATGGCCTCGCAAGTACAGCTCTTATTGTTCGATAGTGAGACCGGTCCTTTGCGGCGGCAGGTTCAGATGCTGCCAGGAGCCAATGGCACATGGCATAGCGAGGTTTCCGGTGATTTGCGGAACTGGTACTACCTCTACGCGGTGACTGTGCATGGCACGACGCTGGAAGCCGTCGATCCTTATGCCAGAGCGATAGCAGTCAATGCGACACGAGGCATGATTATCGATCCGCAAGAAACCAATCCACCGGGATGGGAGCAGGATCGCTACGTGACCCTCGCTCACCCGCAGGATGCCATCATCTACGAGGTGCATGTACGCGATTTCTCGATCAACCCGAATTCAGGAATAACGCATCGGGGGAAATATCTGGCCTTTACGGAACGCGGCACAAAAGGGCCTGGCGACGTGGCGACGGGCGTGGATCATCTGAAAGAACTTGGCATCACGCACGTGCAGTTGCAGCCAATACAGGAGTTCGCGAGCATCGATGAGAACAATCCCGATCAATACAACTGGGGCTATGACCCGCGCAACTACAATGTGCCCGAAGGCGCCTACGCAACAACGCCGCATGGCACTGCCCGTATCATCGAATGCAAGCAGATGATCCAGAGCCTGCACGGCGATGGTATCGGCGTCGTTCTGGATGTCGTCTATAACCACACCTATGCCATTCGCGATTCCGACTTCGATAAGATCGTTCCACAATACTACTATCGCACCGATTACTCGGGGAACTATACCAACGGCTCCGGCACCGGCAACGAGATTGCCGCCGAGCGGCCAATGGTGCAGAAATTCATCCTTGACTCCCTCGTGTATTGGGCGCAGGAATATCATGTTGATGGCTTTCGCTTCGACCTGATGGCCCTGCTTGGCATCGACACCATGAAAAGGATTTCGGAAACGCTGCATACTATCAATCCCCATGCGCTGCTCTACGGGGAACCGTGGACCGGCGGCACTTCAGGTTTGCCGGACAGCGAATTACTCACGAAAGGGCGGCAGCGAGGACTCGGCATCGCCGTTTTCAACGACGATATCCGCGATGCGCTCTGCGGCAGCGTCTTTGATGCTACAGCAAAAGGCTTCACGACAGGCGCGCCGGGACTTGCCGGCAGAATTGCGAGCGCGGTAGAGGGCAGCGTCGATGCTTTCGCCGCTTCGCCAGCAGAAAGCATCAATTACGTAACAAGTCACGATAACTACGCGCTATGGGATAAAATTACGCTCAGCACGCCGGATGCCACCCAGGAAGAGCGTATCAAGATGGATGAACTCGCCCAGGCAGTGATTATGACCTGCCAGGGCATCGCCTTCCTGCATGGCGGCGAGGAGCTATTGCGTACCAAAGGCGGCAATTCCAACAGTTACAACGCCGGCGATACCGTCAACCAGTTCGACTGGTCGCGTAAAGAGCAGTATTTGAGGGTGTTCAGGTACTATACTTGCCTGATCCACCTGCGCCGGATGCATCCTGCCTTCCGCATGACACCGGCAAGCGCTATTCGCGATCACCTCACCTTTCACGACAGCCCCGAGAACACATTGATGTTTGAACTGCGGAACCATGCCAATGGCGATGATTGGAAAAATATCCTCGTCATCTACAATCCCAACAGGGCCGATATAGTATGCGCATTGCCTCCCGGCAACTGGATCATTGTAGCTACTCGGGACCGCGTAAGCGAAAGCTACCTGGGACAGGCTTCTCGGGAAGTAATCGTGCCGGCTATTTCGTGCGTGATGTTGTACCAGGATGGAGTATCTCAATAA
- a CDS encoding alpha-amylase family glycosyl hydrolase gives MSKAHDISPHQSLWWQSGVIYQIYPRSFKDSNGDGVGDLAGIIEKLDYLSWLGVDALWLSPIYPSPMVDFGYDISNFTDIDPLFGNLAAFDMLVKEAHQRNLKIIMDYVPNHTSDRHPWFIESRSSRDNPRRDWYVWADPKSDGSPPNNWLASWGSSAWEWDAVTGQYYLHSYHKAMPDLNWRNPAVKEAMFDVARFWLDRGVDGLRIDSAHRIMKDPQLRDNPPNPNPGETGYKPVTEYDSQLHIHDKAHPDVHEVYRELRQLLDAYSETSPRVSVGEMHIFDWPEWASYYGLQLDEMHMPLNFGLLSIPWKAAAVQKLVNAVESALPAGAWPNYVLSNHDEPRIAARVGAEQARIAMLLLLTLRGTPTVYYGEEIGMHDGEIPPEYIQDPWEIAQPGKGVGRDPERTPMQWDASPNAGFCAPTIKPWLPIPADYKQTNVAVEREDSHSMLALTRALLQLRRATPALSVGSYAAIEGAPGDCFVYTRQSENQRFLIALNFSSNEQRIRLAGLGNGRILLSTHLDHEEAVELTSLSLRGNEGCVIEILHPGTTSRTK, from the coding sequence ATGAGTAAAGCGCACGACATTTCCCCCCACCAATCCCTCTGGTGGCAATCAGGAGTCATCTATCAAATCTACCCGCGCAGTTTCAAGGATAGCAATGGCGATGGCGTTGGCGACCTCGCCGGCATCATCGAGAAACTGGACTATCTGAGCTGGCTGGGAGTCGATGCTCTCTGGCTTTCTCCCATTTATCCCTCGCCGATGGTCGATTTCGGCTACGATATCAGCAACTTTACGGATATCGATCCGCTTTTCGGCAACCTGGCAGCATTCGACATGCTCGTGAAAGAGGCCCATCAACGGAATTTGAAGATCATTATGGATTACGTACCCAATCATACGTCTGACCGGCATCCCTGGTTCATCGAATCGCGTTCCTCGCGCGACAATCCCAGGCGCGACTGGTATGTATGGGCTGATCCCAAGTCTGATGGCTCGCCGCCCAACAACTGGCTGGCAAGCTGGGGCAGTTCGGCCTGGGAATGGGATGCCGTGACAGGTCAGTATTATCTTCATTCCTATCACAAAGCTATGCCCGACCTCAACTGGCGCAATCCAGCCGTCAAAGAGGCCATGTTCGATGTGGCGCGCTTCTGGCTCGACCGCGGAGTGGACGGACTGCGCATTGACTCTGCGCACCGCATCATGAAAGACCCGCAATTGCGCGATAATCCACCCAATCCCAATCCAGGAGAGACGGGTTACAAACCTGTCACCGAGTATGATTCCCAGTTGCATATTCATGACAAGGCGCATCCAGATGTCCACGAGGTGTATCGCGAACTGCGCCAGCTTCTGGATGCATATAGTGAAACGTCGCCGCGCGTGTCGGTTGGCGAGATGCATATCTTCGACTGGCCGGAGTGGGCCAGCTATTATGGCTTGCAGCTTGATGAAATGCACATGCCGCTCAACTTCGGACTGTTAAGCATTCCCTGGAAGGCCGCAGCTGTACAAAAACTTGTGAACGCCGTCGAATCCGCTCTGCCAGCGGGCGCCTGGCCGAACTACGTGTTGAGCAATCATGACGAACCACGCATCGCGGCTCGCGTGGGCGCTGAGCAGGCGCGTATCGCCATGCTGTTGCTACTCACATTACGCGGCACGCCAACCGTGTATTACGGCGAAGAAATCGGCATGCACGATGGCGAGATACCGCCCGAGTACATCCAGGACCCATGGGAAATCGCCCAGCCAGGTAAAGGAGTGGGCCGCGACCCTGAACGCACACCCATGCAGTGGGACGCTTCTCCCAACGCCGGCTTCTGCGCTCCCACCATCAAACCCTGGCTGCCCATTCCCGCCGATTATAAACAAACGAATGTTGCCGTCGAGCGCGAAGATAGCCATTCGATGCTTGCGCTTACACGCGCGTTGCTCCAGCTGCGCCGTGCCACTCCCGCTCTCTCGGTAGGAAGTTACGCCGCTATCGAGGGCGCTCCTGGTGACTGTTTCGTCTACACGCGGCAGTCTGAAAATCAGCGGTTTCTCATCGCGCTGAATTTTTCGAGTAACGAGCAGCGAATACGGCTGGCCGGGTTGGGCAATGGCCGTATCCTGCTTTCGACACACCTTGATCATGAGGAGGCGGTTGAACTCACTTCTCTGAGCTTGAGAGGGAACGAGGGGTGTGTTATTGAGATACTCCATCCTGGTACAACATCACGCACGAAATAG